Proteins encoded within one genomic window of Kibdelosporangium phytohabitans:
- a CDS encoding TetR/AcrR family transcriptional regulator, with amino-acid sequence MPKRVDHEQRRRLIAGAVRRIAADRGLEAVSIGEVAAAAGISKGLVQHYFPTRDAMLRYTTRTLRDHVETRVGTMFAGGLTGLRTALVALLPLTEESRDQALVANAFVVHALKDPEIAERFRVGNAQLHEAVTAMVTAAQESGDLDPLLDAAQEADLLLGVVTGLGDAVLLGHRTPEQAISLVDHHLARLRPQSARIDNMYVLPARQDNHVAAPTWGSTAPSADLPTRARIGNAAMTLFAVHGYAGTSLRVVAEAANVSVGLVQHHFGTKAGLRAACDAHVTEFFRTQLAQQGDFFAEACQADPPVLDYFARALVEGSPDAAAVFDELVAVTERQVCVPDVAVAARTVAAVLTALKLGVSVLRDHLGRVLDVRDAKAGRLEIAQALRVIVSPSVRISDRNAHESRRGPANHVT; translated from the coding sequence GTGCCCAAGCGGGTGGATCACGAACAGCGGCGGCGGCTCATCGCCGGGGCCGTCCGCCGCATCGCGGCCGACCGAGGCCTGGAAGCGGTGAGCATCGGCGAGGTCGCAGCCGCGGCAGGCATCTCGAAGGGCCTGGTCCAGCACTACTTCCCCACCCGGGACGCCATGCTGCGCTACACCACGCGAACGCTGCGCGACCACGTGGAAACCCGGGTGGGGACGATGTTCGCCGGCGGACTGACCGGCCTGCGCACCGCGCTGGTCGCCCTGCTGCCCCTCACCGAGGAGAGCCGGGACCAGGCGCTGGTCGCGAACGCGTTCGTCGTGCACGCGCTGAAGGACCCGGAGATCGCCGAACGATTCCGCGTCGGCAACGCGCAGCTCCACGAAGCCGTGACCGCCATGGTCACCGCCGCCCAGGAATCCGGCGACCTGGACCCGTTACTGGACGCCGCCCAGGAAGCAGACCTGCTGCTGGGTGTGGTCACCGGCCTCGGCGACGCGGTCCTGCTCGGTCACCGAACCCCTGAGCAGGCGATATCGCTCGTGGATCATCATCTGGCCCGCCTGAGACCCCAGTCGGCACGCATCGACAATATGTATGTATTGCCAGCCCGGCAGGACAACCATGTCGCCGCGCCCACGTGGGGCAGTACCGCGCCCTCCGCAGACCTCCCCACGCGTGCCCGGATCGGCAACGCCGCGATGACACTGTTCGCCGTCCACGGCTACGCCGGCACTTCGTTGCGCGTGGTCGCCGAGGCGGCGAACGTCTCGGTCGGCTTGGTGCAGCACCACTTCGGCACCAAGGCCGGCCTCCGTGCGGCCTGCGACGCCCACGTGACCGAGTTCTTCCGGACACAGCTCGCGCAACAAGGCGACTTCTTCGCCGAGGCCTGCCAGGCGGACCCTCCGGTGCTGGACTACTTCGCCCGCGCCCTCGTCGAGGGATCTCCCGACGCAGCGGCGGTGTTCGACGAATTGGTCGCCGTGACCGAGCGGCAAGTGTGCGTGCCGGACGTCGCCGTGGCAGCCCGCACTGTGGCGGCGGTCCTGACCGCGCTGAAGCTCGGCGTCTCCGTGCTACGCGACCACCTCGGCCGGGTGCTCGACGTCCGCGACGCGAAGGCGGGCCGGTTGGAGATCGCACAGGCGTTGCGGGTCATCGTGTCGCCCAGCGTCCGAATCAGCGACAGGAACGCCCACGAATCGCGGCGCGGGCCAGCGAACCACGTGACGTGA
- a CDS encoding alpha/beta fold hydrolase, whose product MKLGGFTSPQARVEYDAAYDRGFAALPAPTGRHDVPTQFGTARVYRFGEPGPAPAVLLPGRAGTTIMWEPNLPALVDRGPVYTVDLIGEPGRSEQTAPIRNAADQAAWLDTVLTTLDLRDVHLVGYSFGGWLATNLAVRAPDRLASLTLIDPVQTFAMFPVSLLARTALTLMPGIRRWARTSFLSWVADGAEVDEADPVASVIDEGMRTYRITLPTPVLFTDAQLRGLSVPVLALIAGRSVIHGAQRAFARARKLLPDAQVELWPTATHAIAGESPAEVNARVRQFLAEIEQRGEVRR is encoded by the coding sequence ATGAAGCTCGGCGGATTCACATCGCCGCAGGCCCGTGTCGAGTACGACGCGGCATACGACCGCGGGTTCGCCGCGCTGCCTGCTCCCACCGGCAGACACGACGTTCCCACCCAGTTCGGTACCGCACGGGTCTACCGCTTCGGCGAGCCCGGCCCTGCCCCGGCGGTGCTGCTGCCCGGGAGAGCGGGCACAACGATCATGTGGGAGCCCAACCTTCCCGCACTCGTGGACCGAGGTCCCGTGTACACGGTCGACCTGATCGGGGAGCCGGGGCGGAGCGAACAGACTGCTCCCATCCGGAACGCTGCCGACCAAGCCGCTTGGCTGGACACGGTGCTCACCACGCTCGACCTGCGCGACGTGCATCTCGTCGGCTACTCCTTCGGCGGCTGGCTGGCCACCAACCTGGCCGTGCGTGCGCCGGACAGACTCGCCTCGCTGACACTGATCGATCCCGTGCAGACCTTCGCCATGTTCCCGGTTTCGCTGCTCGCGCGCACCGCGCTCACGCTCATGCCCGGCATTCGCCGCTGGGCCCGGACGTCGTTCCTGTCCTGGGTTGCCGACGGCGCCGAGGTGGACGAAGCAGACCCGGTGGCGTCGGTGATCGACGAGGGCATGCGAACCTACCGGATCACACTGCCGACCCCGGTCCTGTTCACCGACGCGCAACTGCGTGGCCTGTCGGTCCCGGTGCTCGCGTTGATAGCGGGCCGCAGCGTCATCCACGGCGCCCAGCGCGCGTTCGCTCGTGCCCGCAAGCTGCTCCCTGACGCCCAAGTCGAGCTTTGGCCGACGGCGACACACGCGATCGCGGGCGAGTCACCCGCCGAGGTCAACGCCCGTGTACGGCAGTTCCTGGCCGAGATCGAACAACGAGGTGAAGTGCGGCGATGA
- a CDS encoding VC0807 family protein, with amino-acid sequence MNARKEGGNPLVALVLWDAGLPLLAYYGLRLAGQSEQVALLAGAVFAAIRIAWVAVRQRSFNGFAAMLAAVLAIGLVLSFVTGDARFILVKESFGTAVAGLILLASCASRKPLVLVAVRAGSSAAKREEIDQLCAQVPEFRRAFVRMSAVWGTGLLLEAVLRVPLVYVLSADVMAGLSVVLLLVVIGLLSGWTAWYATRIQNRYAPQHTPAEVHGHG; translated from the coding sequence ATGAATGCTCGGAAAGAAGGCGGCAACCCGTTGGTCGCGCTGGTTCTCTGGGACGCGGGACTGCCCTTACTGGCGTACTACGGCCTGCGACTCGCCGGCCAGAGCGAACAGGTCGCACTGCTGGCCGGTGCGGTGTTCGCCGCGATCCGCATCGCCTGGGTCGCGGTGCGGCAGCGTTCGTTCAACGGGTTCGCCGCGATGCTCGCCGCGGTCCTCGCCATCGGCCTCGTGCTGTCCTTCGTCACCGGCGACGCGCGGTTCATCCTGGTCAAGGAGTCCTTCGGCACCGCGGTGGCCGGGTTGATCCTGCTCGCCAGCTGCGCGAGCCGTAAGCCATTGGTCCTGGTGGCGGTCCGGGCGGGCTCGTCCGCGGCCAAACGCGAGGAGATCGATCAGCTGTGCGCGCAGGTGCCGGAGTTCCGGCGGGCGTTCGTGCGCATGTCGGCCGTGTGGGGGACAGGTCTGCTGCTGGAGGCAGTGCTGCGTGTGCCGCTGGTGTACGTGCTGTCCGCGGACGTGATGGCCGGTCTCAGCGTCGTGCTGCTACTCGTGGTGATCGGACTGCTGTCTGGCTGGACCGCTTGGTACGCCACCCGGATCCAGAACCGGTACGCACCCCAGCACACGCCCGCGGAGGTCCATGGCCATGGCTGA
- a CDS encoding asparagine synthase-related protein: protein MGEFVGEDVGDAAHRRLVRVGLPHQQVGLGEHQGTEVFTPGFVAGLAGDDGRDDAWRAYIRTKYRDLQTYNCWHEDRTAAGNSIENRVPFLDHRLVREILRVGRVGRNESYGRVDAFETAGGIRAVEINTGSVIAEYKKTKLNDLLLRTPHFAEFAREFGLAHVDTIARLAGEVRDVASEVVGCEHPTVAIVEETGCVGLCEWMAPEFRERGFRAVYGELEDVDSSGDKVLVKGVPVDVVLRKFFVRHILAEKNGMEKLEILRRGHLSGKTAWFTSFDSEMHGSKAALGLLYEPAVSAVLSPAERDLVARRIPWTRRAGRGFDFTGTKDRLALLDEVRARRADLVLKPAAASGGNGVVFGDEVTDREWAALVADPDRGDNVVQERLRPSPQYVIDPERRVREPWNVLWQVFFDSHGYAGLAPRGRRESDPGVIGGGNPGTQSGCAFTYATASSASPPPTPHNRAARRDR from the coding sequence GTGGGCGAGTTCGTGGGCGAGGACGTCGGCGACGCGGCGCACCGCCGCCTGGTCCGCGTCGGCCTCCCGCACCAGCAGGTCGGACTCGGGGAACACCAGGGCACCGAGGTTTTCACCCCGGGTTTCGTCGCCGGGCTCGCGGGCGACGACGGGCGGGATGACGCCTGGCGCGCCTACATCCGGACGAAGTACCGCGACTTGCAGACGTACAACTGCTGGCACGAGGACCGCACCGCGGCAGGCAACAGCATCGAGAACCGGGTGCCGTTCCTTGACCACCGCCTGGTGCGCGAGATCCTGCGGGTGGGCCGCGTCGGCCGCAACGAGTCGTACGGCCGCGTCGACGCGTTCGAAACCGCGGGCGGCATCCGCGCCGTGGAGATCAACACCGGCAGCGTGATCGCCGAGTACAAGAAGACGAAGCTCAACGACCTGCTGCTGCGCACACCGCACTTCGCGGAGTTCGCGCGGGAGTTCGGCCTCGCCCACGTGGACACGATCGCACGCCTGGCCGGCGAGGTGCGGGACGTGGCGAGCGAGGTGGTCGGCTGCGAGCACCCGACCGTGGCGATCGTCGAGGAGACGGGCTGCGTGGGGTTGTGCGAGTGGATGGCGCCAGAGTTCCGGGAGCGCGGTTTCCGGGCGGTGTACGGCGAACTGGAGGACGTGGACAGCAGCGGCGACAAGGTGCTCGTCAAGGGTGTGCCGGTGGATGTCGTGCTGCGCAAGTTCTTCGTCCGGCACATCCTCGCCGAGAAGAACGGGATGGAGAAGCTGGAGATCCTGCGGCGGGGCCACCTGAGCGGCAAGACGGCGTGGTTCACGTCGTTCGACTCCGAGATGCACGGGAGCAAGGCGGCGCTGGGCCTGCTGTACGAACCCGCTGTCAGCGCGGTGCTCTCCCCCGCCGAGCGCGACCTGGTGGCCCGGCGAATCCCGTGGACGCGACGAGCCGGCCGGGGTTTCGACTTCACCGGAACGAAGGATCGCCTTGCCCTGCTTGACGAAGTCCGCGCCCGCCGCGCCGACCTGGTCCTGAAACCAGCGGCAGCGAGCGGCGGGAACGGCGTCGTGTTCGGCGACGAGGTGACGGACCGCGAATGGGCCGCGCTCGTCGCCGACCCCGACCGCGGGGACAACGTCGTGCAGGAAAGACTGCGGCCTTCGCCCCAGTACGTGATCGACCCCGAGCGGCGCGTCCGCGAACCGTGGAACGTGCTGTGGCAGGTGTTCTTCGACAGCCACGGCTACGCGGGCCTCGCCCCTCGGGGGCGCCGGGAGAGCGACCCGGGCGTCATCGGCGGCGGCAACCCGGGCACACAGAGCGGCTGCGCTTTCACCTACGCGACCGCGTCATCGGCGTCGCCGCCGCCGACTCCTCATAACCGTGCCGCCAGGCGCGACCGCTGA
- a CDS encoding MFS transporter, giving the protein MLAGRLLAATGTGATSVCSALFLVRSVGLAPAEVGTGLLLANVAGFAALPLVGRCADRWGGRAVAAVLGLVAAAALPWFSAVDSLIVFAAVEGVVNVALLGMMVGVRTLVAHLFEGRTRVRYQAYQRSATNLGMAVGALVAVLPLQADTRDAYIAVFYANAVAVAVAAACVWFGPRPQWQGTAGRPSRWAAFSDSSYLVMTVLCGVLVARASMLTTAIPLWIGMDGDLPRGLAGVLLAVNTGLCVLLQVRLAAKADTLPGARRSMWRGGYVFVLAFLAIGVAPAASAVPATGLLLLGVVAFSVAEMLTSAASWTLSFELADPAAHGQYQAVYSLGTGLGGVVGPPLATGVAIGLGMLGWVVAALFFLVCSASAAYLIPWAARRAPSAATAHADTSTTGSRK; this is encoded by the coding sequence TTGCTGGCCGGCCGGCTGCTCGCGGCGACCGGCACCGGGGCGACGTCGGTGTGCTCCGCGCTGTTCCTCGTCAGGTCGGTCGGGCTGGCGCCTGCGGAGGTCGGTACCGGCCTGCTTCTCGCCAACGTGGCCGGTTTCGCGGCGCTGCCGCTGGTGGGTCGGTGCGCCGACCGCTGGGGCGGCCGGGCAGTCGCCGCCGTGCTCGGCCTGGTCGCGGCGGCGGCGCTGCCGTGGTTCTCGGCGGTGGACTCGTTGATCGTGTTCGCCGCCGTCGAGGGCGTGGTCAACGTCGCGCTGCTCGGCATGATGGTCGGTGTGCGGACGCTGGTCGCGCACCTGTTCGAGGGCCGTACCCGGGTGCGGTATCAGGCGTACCAGCGGTCGGCGACCAACCTCGGCATGGCGGTCGGTGCGCTGGTCGCTGTGCTGCCGTTGCAGGCGGACACCAGGGACGCCTACATCGCGGTGTTCTACGCGAACGCCGTGGCCGTGGCGGTGGCCGCGGCGTGCGTCTGGTTCGGACCCCGGCCCCAGTGGCAAGGCACAGCAGGCCGTCCTTCGCGGTGGGCCGCGTTCTCCGACAGCTCGTACCTGGTCATGACCGTGCTGTGCGGAGTGCTCGTGGCCCGCGCGAGCATGCTCACCACGGCGATCCCACTGTGGATCGGCATGGACGGGGACCTGCCGCGCGGTCTGGCGGGCGTGTTGCTCGCCGTCAACACGGGATTGTGCGTGCTGCTACAGGTGCGGCTGGCGGCCAAGGCGGACACCCTGCCGGGGGCGCGGCGGTCCATGTGGCGCGGTGGGTACGTGTTCGTGCTGGCGTTCCTGGCGATCGGAGTGGCGCCCGCGGCGTCGGCCGTCCCGGCGACCGGTCTGCTGCTGCTCGGCGTGGTGGCGTTCAGCGTGGCCGAGATGCTGACCTCGGCCGCGTCCTGGACGCTGAGCTTCGAACTCGCCGATCCTGCCGCGCACGGCCAGTACCAGGCCGTGTACTCGCTCGGCACGGGGCTGGGCGGGGTGGTCGGCCCGCCACTGGCGACCGGGGTGGCGATCGGGCTCGGGATGCTCGGATGGGTCGTGGCGGCACTGTTCTTCCTCGTTTGCAGCGCATCGGCCGCGTACCTGATCCCGTGGGCCGCCCGGCGCGCACCATCGGCGGCCACGGCCCACGCGGACACCTCCACGACAGGGAGCAGGAAGTGA
- a CDS encoding M23 family metallopeptidase encodes MTDGMPGNGFPFPVLGRSWPDYRDDPDLLGADDGVPGRGGWRFRRAATHLHRGIDLKGPVGTAVVAVEDGMAEFVSAATGAGPVGWSTAGHRVRLFGASGAGYLYLHLGTDHADVDDAFPAGRSPGDLVAVSAGEVIGYLGRTGGSVATGQQIPLRAAHLHFEYHPDGLGNGDANPARVLERSFGMPSPQPTGSLRAAGRHARP; translated from the coding sequence GTGACCGATGGCATGCCCGGCAACGGGTTCCCGTTCCCGGTCCTCGGCAGGTCCTGGCCGGACTACCGCGACGACCCGGACCTGCTCGGCGCGGACGACGGCGTGCCGGGACGCGGCGGCTGGCGGTTCCGGCGCGCAGCGACGCACCTGCATCGCGGGATCGATCTGAAGGGGCCCGTCGGCACCGCCGTGGTGGCAGTGGAGGACGGGATGGCCGAGTTCGTCTCCGCCGCCACCGGGGCCGGTCCGGTGGGCTGGAGCACGGCCGGTCACCGCGTCCGGCTGTTCGGCGCCAGTGGAGCCGGCTACCTGTACCTGCACCTCGGGACAGACCACGCGGACGTGGACGACGCGTTCCCGGCCGGCCGCTCGCCCGGTGACCTGGTGGCGGTGTCAGCCGGCGAGGTCATCGGCTACCTGGGACGCACCGGCGGTTCGGTGGCCACCGGGCAGCAGATCCCGCTGCGGGCCGCGCACCTGCACTTCGAATACCACCCGGACGGCCTCGGCAACGGTGACGCCAATCCCGCACGCGTGCTGGAACGCAGCTTCGGGATGCCGTCGCCGCAGCCGACCGGGAGCCTGCGTGCCGCAGGTCGCCACGCCCGGCCCTGA
- a CDS encoding GNAT family N-acetyltransferase: protein MRIRAVAEDDRTWVEKVLTERWGSTTMVSRGVRLAADRLPALVAEVDGERAGLLTYHRSGDEIEIVTLDALRSGAGIGRALLDAVHEETRRLGATRLWLITSNDNVEALRFYQRAGYRITAVHSGAVDRAREVKPSIPLVGAHGIEIHDEIELARMVGTGA, encoded by the coding sequence ATGCGGATCCGTGCGGTTGCCGAGGACGATCGGACCTGGGTGGAGAAGGTGCTCACCGAACGGTGGGGCTCGACCACCATGGTCAGCCGGGGCGTGAGGCTGGCGGCCGACCGGTTGCCCGCCCTCGTCGCCGAGGTGGACGGCGAGCGTGCCGGGCTGCTCACCTACCACCGGAGCGGGGACGAGATCGAGATCGTCACCCTCGACGCGCTGCGCAGCGGGGCGGGGATCGGCCGTGCGCTGCTGGACGCGGTGCACGAGGAGACACGACGGCTCGGCGCCACCAGGCTCTGGCTGATCACCAGCAACGACAACGTCGAGGCGCTCCGCTTCTACCAGCGCGCCGGTTACCGGATCACCGCGGTGCACAGTGGTGCGGTCGACCGCGCGAGGGAGGTCAAACCCAGCATCCCGCTCGTCGGCGCGCACGGCATCGAGATCCACGACGAGATCGAGCTGGCACGCATGGTGGGCACCGGGGCCTGA
- a CDS encoding PEP-utilizing enzyme has translation MGARIRDYLDVAGLRIATGYDVSNRYPSELPKLLVNVFRSGQSGASESTGDRAAELRALVTPGRRAEFDELLTEARACYRIRDERSWYGDAWATGIARRALLTAGDRLVAAGVLDDRAQAVDLTHRELVTLLRGGAADTGPAREYAAYRSATSVLSAPEFLGQAVEYPKLAWLPPGARRIAEALSDDVTPDEQAWASEGLPGVPASRGVAVGTARVVSTLDDMDRLAEGDILVCRATSPAYNTALPIILAVVTAQGGPFSHAAIVAREFGIPAVVGVPGATELIPDGARLRVDGDAGVVEVLD, from the coding sequence GTGGGCGCTCGCATCCGTGACTACCTGGACGTGGCGGGACTGCGCATCGCGACCGGGTACGACGTGAGCAACCGCTACCCGTCGGAACTGCCGAAGTTGCTGGTGAACGTGTTCCGGTCCGGCCAGTCCGGCGCGAGCGAGTCCACCGGGGACCGGGCCGCCGAGCTGCGGGCGCTGGTCACGCCGGGCCGCCGAGCCGAGTTCGACGAGCTGCTCACCGAGGCACGGGCGTGCTACCGGATCCGCGACGAGCGGTCCTGGTACGGGGACGCGTGGGCGACCGGAATCGCCCGCAGGGCGCTGCTGACGGCCGGGGACCGGCTGGTGGCCGCGGGCGTGCTCGACGACCGGGCGCAGGCCGTCGACCTGACTCACCGCGAACTCGTCACCCTGCTCCGCGGTGGGGCCGCTGACACTGGACCGGCACGGGAGTACGCGGCATACCGGTCGGCCACCTCCGTGCTGTCCGCGCCGGAGTTCCTCGGTCAGGCGGTCGAGTATCCAAAGCTGGCATGGCTGCCGCCGGGTGCGCGGCGGATCGCCGAGGCGCTCTCCGACGACGTGACACCCGACGAGCAAGCGTGGGCGAGCGAAGGGCTGCCCGGTGTCCCCGCCAGCCGGGGAGTCGCTGTCGGCACGGCCCGCGTTGTGTCCACTTTGGACGACATGGACCGGTTGGCGGAAGGTGACATCCTGGTGTGCCGGGCCACGTCACCGGCGTACAACACAGCGCTGCCGATCATCCTGGCGGTGGTCACCGCACAGGGCGGGCCGTTCTCGCACGCGGCGATCGTGGCACGCGAGTTCGGCATTCCCGCCGTGGTCGGCGTGCCGGGCGCCACCGAGCTGATCCCCGACGGCGCCAGGTTGCGGGTCGACGGGGACGCCGGTGTCGTGGAGGTGCTCGACTGA
- a CDS encoding DUF1540 domain-containing protein, protein MTTLENPAMPAVHECTVSGCSYNHDGCHAFAITVRGDNGAADCGTFVPLNTKGGLDKVVAQVGACSRTDCMHNSSLECTAQGVRIGQGSGDHVANCLTYQPR, encoded by the coding sequence ATGACGACCCTTGAAAACCCGGCGATGCCAGCCGTCCACGAGTGCACCGTGAGCGGTTGCTCCTACAACCACGACGGCTGCCACGCCTTCGCGATCACCGTCCGCGGGGACAACGGCGCCGCCGACTGCGGCACGTTCGTCCCGCTCAACACCAAGGGCGGCTTGGACAAGGTCGTGGCCCAGGTCGGCGCGTGTTCACGGACGGACTGCATGCACAACTCGTCGTTGGAATGCACCGCGCAGGGCGTGCGCATCGGGCAGGGCTCCGGCGACCACGTCGCGAACTGCCTGACGTACCAACCGCGCTGA
- a CDS encoding TetR/AcrR family transcriptional regulator: MPAHAQTSTAAVVAAGRRLLEERGADAWTMRDVADTVGVRTPSLYKRVRDRSDLLRLIMEDVADELTAATDAAAGSGDPIADLRALMAAYRSFAHANPVAFALMHAPQAVSGATARSERSSATLLRLVAEVAGPRHTLPAARTIVAWATGFITMELAGAFRLGGDIEHAWDFGLDAVLNAIKHGND; this comes from the coding sequence ATGCCCGCGCACGCGCAGACCTCGACCGCCGCCGTCGTGGCGGCCGGACGGCGCCTGCTCGAAGAACGCGGGGCGGACGCGTGGACCATGCGCGACGTCGCCGACACAGTCGGGGTCCGGACACCGTCGCTGTACAAGCGGGTACGCGACCGTTCCGATCTGCTCCGGCTCATCATGGAAGACGTCGCCGACGAGCTGACCGCGGCCACAGACGCCGCAGCCGGCTCCGGCGACCCCATCGCTGACCTGCGGGCGTTGATGGCCGCCTACCGCAGTTTCGCCCACGCCAACCCGGTCGCCTTCGCACTCATGCACGCGCCACAGGCGGTGTCCGGCGCGACCGCACGATCGGAGCGTTCCTCGGCCACGCTCCTGCGCCTGGTCGCCGAAGTCGCCGGCCCACGGCACACGCTGCCGGCCGCGCGCACGATCGTGGCCTGGGCAACCGGGTTCATCACGATGGAGCTCGCGGGAGCGTTCCGGCTGGGCGGCGACATCGAGCACGCCTGGGACTTCGGCCTCGACGCGGTGCTGAACGCCATCAAGCACGGCAACGACTAG
- a CDS encoding MBL fold metallo-hydrolase has protein sequence MKIAEGLHRIGSDIVNSYLVVDGDGVTIIDAGLPRYWTLLHDELERIGSTLDEVRALILTHGDTDHIGFAARLSREKGIPAYLHPADAARARLQVKKPTSGWGPVKAGPVAGFLWYAARKGGLRIRPAGELRPIEDGEVLDVPGTPRIIHVPGHTPGSVAVHVPAVDALFLGDTMTTRNVLTGATGPKPAPFTLEPGQALASLGRIEEVDATWVLPGHGPAWDGGVTEAVRLIREAADR, from the coding sequence ATGAAGATCGCCGAGGGACTGCACCGGATCGGTTCCGACATCGTCAACAGCTACCTCGTCGTCGACGGCGATGGCGTGACGATCATCGACGCGGGTCTCCCGCGCTACTGGACGCTGCTGCACGACGAACTCGAGCGGATCGGATCGACCCTGGACGAGGTGCGGGCGCTGATCCTCACGCACGGGGACACCGACCACATAGGTTTCGCCGCCCGGTTGTCGCGTGAGAAGGGCATCCCGGCCTACCTGCACCCGGCCGACGCCGCCCGGGCCCGGCTGCAGGTGAAGAAGCCCACCAGCGGCTGGGGGCCGGTGAAGGCCGGGCCGGTGGCCGGATTCCTGTGGTACGCGGCCCGCAAGGGCGGGCTGCGCATCCGCCCGGCCGGCGAACTGCGCCCGATCGAGGACGGCGAGGTGCTCGACGTTCCGGGCACACCCCGGATCATCCACGTGCCCGGCCACACGCCCGGCAGCGTGGCGGTCCACGTCCCGGCGGTCGACGCGCTGTTTCTCGGCGACACCATGACGACCCGCAACGTGCTCACCGGCGCCACCGGTCCCAAGCCCGCGCCGTTCACGCTCGAACCCGGGCAGGCCCTGGCGTCCCTCGGCCGCATCGAGGAAGTCGACGCGACCTGGGTCCTGCCCGGTCACGGTCCGGCCTGGGACGGCGGCGTGACCGAGGCGGTGCGGCTCATCCGGGAGGCAGCGGACCGATAG
- a CDS encoding alpha/beta hydrolase: MTVRRRLVAIAVALVLLPGFSPAVAQQPGPPKLTWTRCGSTPESRLECASLRVPLDYRHPRGRTIELAISRLPAADPARRRGILLTNPGGPGGSGLGLPEQVPQLLASQPDAVARYDIVGMDPRFIGKSTPVSCGLDDSELALPNWPGPGGFDATVTRTRNIVRKCTDRAAWAMPYATTANTARDMDMVRAVLGEPKLSFLGYSYGTDLGRAYVALFPRQVDRFVLDSNTSPLWTAREADLKFPPHFERMFGLFAAFAARDDARYGLGTDARTARARVDGLIADAEVSPIPSGDDDPFTAPDIRSIVMRLLYAENRFGWLGRFVATLRARQPLPADIAFLGGLRRFTAPPGVPRDNFVAAHLLIKCGDEAYPRDVGQYRRDFESGSRRYPFLGPAMSGISPCAFWPAGPREPIPSVAGSGAGVLLINSTGDPATPYDGALATRRLMPRSRLVTVAVSHHAVLGEFPNACVERTAGDYLVSGDLPDRDVWCGT, from the coding sequence ATGACCGTGCGCCGTCGGCTCGTTGCGATCGCGGTGGCACTCGTGCTGTTGCCCGGTTTCTCGCCGGCGGTCGCACAGCAGCCGGGCCCGCCGAAGCTGACCTGGACCCGGTGCGGCAGCACGCCGGAGAGCCGGTTGGAGTGCGCGTCGTTGCGGGTGCCGCTGGACTACCGGCATCCACGAGGCCGGACGATCGAGCTGGCGATCTCCCGGCTGCCCGCGGCGGATCCCGCCCGGCGCAGGGGGATCCTGCTGACCAACCCCGGTGGCCCCGGCGGGTCCGGGCTGGGGTTGCCCGAACAGGTGCCGCAGTTGCTCGCCAGCCAGCCGGACGCGGTCGCCCGGTACGACATCGTCGGGATGGATCCCCGGTTCATCGGTAAGTCCACGCCCGTCAGTTGCGGTCTCGACGACAGCGAACTGGCGCTGCCGAACTGGCCCGGGCCGGGCGGTTTCGACGCGACGGTGACCAGGACACGGAACATCGTACGCAAATGCACGGACCGCGCCGCGTGGGCGATGCCGTACGCGACCACGGCGAACACCGCCCGCGACATGGACATGGTCCGTGCCGTGCTCGGTGAGCCGAAGTTGTCGTTCCTGGGCTACTCGTACGGCACTGACCTCGGCCGGGCGTATGTCGCGTTGTTCCCGCGTCAGGTGGATCGGTTCGTGCTGGACAGCAACACCAGCCCGCTGTGGACCGCCCGTGAGGCGGATCTGAAGTTCCCGCCCCATTTCGAGCGGATGTTCGGCCTGTTCGCGGCGTTCGCGGCGCGGGACGACGCACGCTACGGCTTGGGTACCGACGCGCGCACGGCCAGGGCGAGGGTGGACGGCCTGATCGCCGACGCCGAGGTCAGCCCGATCCCGTCCGGCGATGATGACCCGTTCACCGCGCCGGACATCCGGTCGATCGTGATGCGGTTGCTGTACGCGGAGAACAGGTTCGGCTGGCTCGGGCGGTTCGTGGCCACCCTGCGGGCCCGGCAGCCGCTGCCCGCTGACATCGCGTTCCTGGGTGGTCTGCGTCGCTTCACCGCTCCGCCCGGGGTGCCGAGGGACAATTTCGTCGCGGCACACCTGCTGATCAAGTGCGGTGATGAGGCGTATCCCCGGGACGTCGGGCAGTATCGGCGGGACTTCGAGTCCGGCAGCAGGCGGTACCCGTTTTTGGGTCCGGCCATGTCGGGTATCTCGCCGTGCGCGTTCTGGCCGGCAGGGCCGCGTGAGCCGATCCCGTCGGTGGCGGGCAGCGGGGCCGGAGTGCTGTTGATCAACTCGACGGGTGACCCCGCGACGCCGTACGACGGCGCGCTGGCCACCCGGCGGTTGATGCCACGGTCGCGGCTGGTCACCGTCGCGGTCAGTCACCACGCCGTGCTCGGGGAGTTCCCGAACGCGTGTGTCGAGCGGACCGCCGGTGACTATCTGGTCAGCGGGGACCTGCCGGACCGGGACGTGTGGTGCGGGACCTGA